From one Bacillota bacterium genomic stretch:
- the yidD gene encoding membrane protein insertion efficiency factor YidD, translating into MFKKLLIILIKIYQKYISPLKPPSCRFYPTCSQYAIDAVLKYGTIKGSFMAIRRIIKCHPFNPGGYDPLK; encoded by the coding sequence ATTGTTAATAATTTTGATTAAAATTTACCAGAAGTATATTTCACCTTTGAAACCTCCAAGTTGCAGGTTTTATCCGACTTGTTCACAATATGCTATAGATGCTGTTTTAAAATATGGTACAATTAAGGGAAGTTTCATGGCTATAAGGAGGATTATAAAGTGCCATCCTTTTAATCCGGGAGGCTATGATCCTTTAAAATAA
- a CDS encoding membrane protein insertase YidC → MGFLDFIAKPLGQFLYFVYNTVAFKNYGLAIIIFTIVIKLVLLPLTIKQYRSTAKMQEIQPLIQDIQRRYKNDREKMNQELMKLYQEHKYNPAGGCLPLLIQMPILFSLYWAINQPLRFILNKTPEQINKLVEYVTQAVGKAAMSVSREIGVLNYFNEHVSELSNVSDLLKPEELINLKFLGINLGLVPRFDTNLLFGSQATVYLPLLAIPILAVATTYISSKLMTPKASEKSGKDASTSTQNTMMLIGPLMTLLFSFQLPAGVGLYWIASNIFQIFQQLYINENVVKKKEAQGK, encoded by the coding sequence ATGGGTTTTTTGGATTTTATTGCTAAGCCTTTGGGGCAGTTCTTATATTTTGTTTACAATACTGTTGCATTTAAGAATTACGGCTTGGCCATAATTATATTTACTATTGTTATCAAGCTTGTACTTCTGCCCCTTACAATTAAACAATACCGTTCAACTGCAAAGATGCAAGAAATACAGCCATTAATACAAGATATACAAAGGCGGTACAAAAATGACAGGGAAAAAATGAATCAGGAGCTTATGAAGTTGTATCAGGAACATAAATACAATCCTGCGGGAGGATGTCTTCCCCTTTTGATACAAATGCCTATCCTGTTCTCTCTGTATTGGGCAATTAACCAGCCCCTTAGATTTATTTTGAATAAAACACCCGAACAGATAAATAAGCTCGTTGAGTATGTAACACAAGCTGTTGGAAAAGCTGCAATGAGTGTTTCAAGAGAAATAGGCGTATTGAATTACTTTAATGAACATGTATCTGAGCTTTCAAATGTTAGTGACTTGCTAAAGCCGGAAGAATTGATTAATTTAAAATTCCTTGGAATTAACCTTGGTTTGGTTCCCAGGTTTGATACAAATCTTTTATTTGGGTCTCAAGCGACAGTATACCTGCCGCTTTTGGCAATTCCTATATTGGCTGTAGCAACTACCTACATTTCATCAAAGCTTATGACGCCAAAGGCCTCGGAAAAAAGTGGAAAAGATGCTTCAACTTCAACTCAAAACACAATGATGTTGATAGGACCGTTAATGACATTACTATTTTCTTTTCAATTGCCGGCAGGAGTTGGGCTTTATTGGATAGCCAGCAACATATTTCAGATTTTCCAACAACTATATATTAATGAGAATGTAGTGAAAAAAAAGGAGGCTCAAGGAAAATAA